A single Sphingopyxis chilensis DNA region contains:
- a CDS encoding acyl-CoA dehydrogenase family protein, with protein sequence MTDQFQLTDDQLAIQDMARKFTADRITPFAAEWDEKNHYPVDVWKAAGELGFGAIYVAEESGGIGLGRMEAALIMEAMAYGCPATSAYISIHNMATWMIDRFGGAEIKARFLPELVSMEKIASYCLTEPGSGSDAAALKASAKRDGDHYVLNGTKQFISGAGYNDIYVCMVRTSEEKSKGISCLVVEKDTPGLSFGAPEKKLGWNASPTAQVIFEDCRVPVENLVGAEGDGFRFAMAGLDGGRLNIGACSLGGAQRCLDEAIAYTKDRQQFGQPIADFQNTQFMLADMATDLEAARALLYMAAAKVTANAPDKSRFSAMAKRLATDSGSKIVNDALQLFGGYGYLKDYPIERFWRDLRVHSILEGTNQVMRMIVGRDLLRQ encoded by the coding sequence ATGACCGACCAGTTCCAGCTTACCGATGACCAGCTCGCCATCCAGGACATGGCGCGCAAATTCACCGCCGACCGCATCACGCCCTTCGCGGCCGAATGGGACGAAAAAAATCATTATCCCGTCGACGTATGGAAGGCGGCGGGCGAGCTGGGTTTCGGCGCGATTTATGTCGCCGAGGAATCGGGCGGCATCGGGCTTGGCCGGATGGAGGCGGCGCTGATCATGGAGGCGATGGCCTATGGCTGCCCCGCGACCAGCGCCTATATCTCGATCCACAATATGGCGACCTGGATGATCGACCGCTTCGGCGGCGCGGAGATCAAGGCGCGCTTCCTGCCCGAGCTTGTCAGCATGGAGAAGATCGCGAGCTATTGCCTCACCGAACCCGGCTCGGGGTCCGACGCCGCGGCGCTCAAGGCGTCGGCAAAACGCGACGGCGACCATTATGTGCTCAACGGCACCAAACAGTTCATCTCGGGCGCGGGCTACAACGACATCTATGTCTGCATGGTCCGTACGTCCGAAGAAAAGTCCAAGGGAATCAGCTGCCTCGTCGTCGAAAAGGACACGCCGGGCCTCAGCTTCGGCGCGCCCGAGAAAAAGCTCGGCTGGAACGCTTCCCCCACCGCGCAGGTGATCTTCGAGGATTGCCGCGTGCCGGTCGAAAATCTCGTCGGCGCCGAGGGCGACGGCTTCCGCTTCGCGATGGCGGGGCTCGACGGCGGCCGTCTCAATATCGGCGCCTGCTCGCTGGGCGGCGCGCAGCGCTGCCTCGACGAGGCAATCGCTTACACCAAGGACCGCCAGCAGTTCGGGCAGCCGATCGCCGATTTCCAGAACACCCAGTTCATGCTCGCCGACATGGCGACCGACCTCGAAGCCGCGCGCGCTCTGCTCTACATGGCCGCAGCAAAGGTCACCGCGAACGCCCCCGACAAGTCGCGCTTTTCGGCGATGGCGAAACGGCTCGCGACCGACAGCGGCAGCAAGATCGTCAACGACGCGCTGCAACTGTTCGGCGGCTACGGCTATCTGAAAGATTATCCGATCGAGCGTTTCTGGCGCGACCTGCGCGTCCATTCGATCCTCGAAGGCACCAACCAGGTGATGCGGATGATCGTCGGAAGGGACCTGCTGCGCCAATGA